A portion of the Pseudoalteromonas galatheae genome contains these proteins:
- a CDS encoding HNH endonuclease: MAERVAWRCSFPGCGKNTVGPDSADPSKKINNGTAAHICAAAERGPRYDSNMSTEERRAITNGIWMCKDHGALIDSDFSVYSVETLRNWKQEAEHRAAASLRDPTLEKVAQSTTFLQLGHNLVLNVRWKSIDSNYWHFELVSVQIGSQEQLEKYILEFHRLDEHDRFTVIESQGDARELLGIHLETGNENYVVLTVAKKLPVEDPNKVGMDIKLGPDGDLCIENGIQRVKGKDAAIQKVSTSMGIVKGEMKESPWLGSKLSSYYEHYADNLELLARLTKMELIRLSLVPMKKHIQEGKARALPFVKRFNKVSIDSNILKHSRLLIYVELEWGDDSYWKGSIPAFISQDI, encoded by the coding sequence ATGGCAGAAAGAGTCGCTTGGCGTTGCTCCTTTCCTGGTTGTGGAAAAAATACTGTTGGGCCTGATTCGGCAGACCCATCTAAAAAAATTAATAATGGAACTGCTGCACATATTTGTGCTGCCGCAGAACGAGGGCCTCGCTATGACTCAAATATGTCAACTGAAGAAAGGCGCGCAATCACCAATGGCATATGGATGTGTAAAGACCATGGAGCACTTATAGATAGTGATTTTTCCGTATATTCCGTTGAAACCTTGAGAAACTGGAAGCAAGAAGCTGAGCATCGAGCTGCCGCAAGTCTAAGAGACCCTACGCTAGAGAAAGTTGCTCAAAGCACCACTTTTCTTCAACTTGGGCATAATTTAGTCCTCAACGTTCGGTGGAAATCGATCGATTCTAACTATTGGCACTTTGAACTAGTCAGTGTCCAAATAGGTTCTCAAGAACAGCTTGAAAAATATATATTAGAGTTCCATAGACTTGATGAACATGACAGATTTACCGTGATTGAGTCACAAGGTGATGCTCGAGAATTGTTGGGAATACATCTTGAAACAGGTAATGAAAATTACGTAGTACTGACTGTGGCTAAAAAATTACCGGTGGAAGACCCAAACAAAGTTGGTATGGATATAAAATTGGGTCCAGATGGGGACTTATGCATTGAGAATGGCATTCAGCGTGTGAAAGGTAAGGACGCCGCAATTCAAAAGGTTAGTACTTCTATGGGGATAGTTAAGGGTGAGATGAAAGAGTCCCCTTGGTTAGGCTCTAAATTAAGTTCCTATTATGAGCATTATGCTGACAATTTAGAGTTATTAGCGCGTTTAACCAAAATGGAGTTGATCCGCTTATCTCTAGTTCCAATGAAAAAGCACATACAGGAAGGTAAAGCTAGAGCATTACCATTTGTCAAAAGGTTTAATAAAGTGTCAATTGATTCAAATATATTAAAACACTCTAGGCTTCTAATTTATGTCGAACTGGAATGGGGGGATGACAGCTACTGGAAAGGTTCTATTCCTGCGTTCATTTCGCAAGACATATAA
- a CDS encoding EF-hand domain-containing protein, with protein sequence MKNVLIALSITGLTLASANTIAGEDFASYDTDGNGAISMSEAKVNTALIEQFKDLDVNADGELNETEFSNFKG encoded by the coding sequence ATGAAAAATGTACTTATCGCACTATCAATCACAGGTCTAACATTGGCTTCAGCAAATACTATTGCTGGTGAAGATTTCGCAAGCTATGACACAGATGGCAATGGTGCTATTAGCATGAGCGAAGCAAAAGTAAATACAGCGCTTATCGAGCAGTTTAAAGACTTAGATGTAAACGCTGACGGAGAACTAAACGAAACTGAGTTCTCTAACTTTAAAGGTTAA
- a CDS encoding two-component system response regulator, with translation MKILLVDDDKVDRMAVSRSLKKSNLQYQLVEVETVDEAVDALNETQFDLLLLDYYLPVKNGTELLLEIKKVQAVCNLTIIMISNHHNEDLLLQCLDLGVQEFLCKNEVTAGQLKRAIVQAERRKELETELYHNYIKIKSMAERDKLTGMFNRHYFEDACHRVVTAGPGRYKCAGIAFFDIANFKSINDLLGHDTGDKLLQLFSARLQTEMAQEDVVSRSGGDEFACLIVSQKSPLQLKLEIERILRKLKEAYFIDEKAQTCDVNVGVSLFPAHGKTAESLIRFADIALFRAKAMSDSAVCIFQSDMETTFQRKFKIEHELTVALSSNAFQLAFQPVVDTESLRVVMLEALIRWPSGETSCDPNEFIPIAEESKLINPLGRWIISQAMAQFARFKAGLGVDVGLSINLSPVQLRDKALVKFISATLEQENLWANALTFEITETALLENEPQIIKTLTEIHQLGCNIALDDFGTGYSSISHLLHFPIDIVKIDKSITSQVTESGKGAAIFRGLVRMLNTLCVEVVAEGVENHQQYLECKSVKVAKIQGYYFSSAVSESVIVNTVKSLNREMFEKKMVGYST, from the coding sequence ATGAAAATTTTGCTAGTTGACGATGATAAAGTAGATCGTATGGCAGTGAGTCGGTCATTAAAAAAAAGCAATCTGCAATATCAGCTAGTAGAAGTCGAGACTGTAGACGAAGCTGTAGACGCTCTTAACGAAACCCAGTTTGACTTATTGTTGTTAGACTATTACTTGCCAGTTAAAAATGGAACAGAGCTGTTATTGGAAATAAAGAAAGTACAGGCTGTATGTAATTTAACCATCATAATGATAAGTAACCACCACAATGAAGATTTGTTACTTCAATGTCTGGATTTAGGAGTGCAGGAGTTTCTGTGCAAAAATGAAGTGACTGCGGGTCAGCTCAAGCGCGCTATTGTCCAAGCTGAACGACGCAAAGAGCTTGAAACAGAGCTGTATCACAATTACATAAAGATTAAATCCATGGCGGAGCGGGACAAATTGACTGGCATGTTTAACCGCCACTATTTTGAAGATGCTTGTCACAGAGTTGTAACGGCAGGACCAGGGCGGTACAAGTGTGCGGGTATTGCCTTTTTCGATATTGCAAACTTTAAGAGTATTAATGATCTACTTGGGCACGACACTGGCGATAAGCTATTGCAATTATTCAGTGCGCGTCTACAAACGGAAATGGCACAAGAAGATGTTGTAAGCCGCTCTGGTGGAGACGAATTTGCCTGCCTCATCGTGTCACAAAAAAGTCCCCTTCAGCTTAAACTGGAAATAGAGAGAATACTGAGAAAGCTTAAAGAAGCTTACTTTATTGACGAAAAAGCACAGACTTGCGATGTCAATGTTGGAGTCTCTCTTTTCCCCGCTCATGGCAAAACAGCAGAGTCATTAATACGCTTTGCTGATATTGCACTTTTTAGAGCGAAAGCCATGTCAGATAGTGCAGTGTGTATATTTCAATCAGATATGGAAACAACATTCCAGCGCAAGTTTAAGATAGAGCACGAGCTTACTGTTGCACTCAGTTCAAATGCATTTCAATTGGCCTTTCAGCCTGTTGTTGATACTGAAAGTTTACGGGTTGTTATGCTAGAAGCATTGATCAGATGGCCATCTGGTGAAACTTCGTGTGATCCAAACGAATTTATCCCTATTGCGGAAGAATCCAAGTTAATTAACCCACTAGGTCGATGGATAATCTCACAAGCTATGGCACAGTTTGCAAGATTTAAAGCAGGACTCGGCGTAGACGTAGGGCTTTCAATTAACCTTTCGCCAGTTCAACTCAGAGACAAAGCGCTTGTTAAATTTATTTCAGCTACACTAGAACAGGAAAACTTATGGGCTAACGCACTTACCTTTGAGATCACTGAAACGGCACTGTTAGAAAACGAGCCTCAGATCATTAAGACACTCACTGAAATACATCAGTTGGGGTGCAATATTGCGTTAGATGACTTTGGAACTGGGTACTCTTCTATTTCTCATTTACTTCATTTTCCAATAGATATCGTAAAAATAGACAAATCAATCACTTCTCAAGTTACAGAAAGTGGTAAGGGGGCTGCAATTTTTCGGGGTTTGGTCCGGATGCTAAATACATTATGCGTCGAGGTTGTTGCTGAGGGGGTTGAGAATCACCAGCAGTATCTCGAGTGTAAATCTGTAAAAGTCGCTAAGATACAAGGGTATTACTTTTCTAGTGCCGTATCTGAAAGTGTCATCGTTAATACAGTAAAGTCACTTAATCGAGAAATGTTTGAAAAGAAAATGGTTGGGTATTCCACTTGA
- a CDS encoding EF-hand domain-containing protein — protein sequence MKNVLAALSIAGLSMVSASAFAGGDFEKLDTDGNGSISVTEASVSTSLTEQFADLDTNADGELSKSEYANYEG from the coding sequence ATGAAAAATGTACTAGCAGCACTATCAATCGCAGGGTTATCAATGGTTTCAGCATCAGCATTTGCTGGTGGCGATTTCGAGAAACTAGATACTGATGGCAACGGTTCAATCAGCGTTACTGAAGCAAGCGTAAGCACTTCGTTAACTGAACAGTTTGCAGACTTAGACACGAACGCCGATGGCGAGCTAAGCAAATCTGAGTACGCGAACTACGAAGGTTAA
- a CDS encoding EF-hand domain-containing protein codes for MKTLAIALSAAVLSFASVGAHADSEFDKYDVDGDGYISLGESKANPNLMAQFKDLDADQDGQLSQSEFDNFEG; via the coding sequence ATGAAAACTTTAGCAATCGCACTATCAGCAGCTGTACTTTCTTTCGCATCAGTAGGTGCTCACGCAGACTCTGAGTTTGATAAATACGATGTTGATGGAGATGGCTACATCTCATTAGGCGAATCAAAAGCGAATCCAAATTTAATGGCGCAGTTTAAAGACCTTGACGCCGACCAAGACGGCCAATTAAGCCAGTCTGAGTTTGATAACTTTGAAGGCTAA
- a CDS encoding EF-hand domain-containing protein — translation MKNVLAALSIAGLTFASASALAGEDFTKYDTDGNGTISMTEAKVNQSLAEQFTQLDSNADGELSESEFANYQG, via the coding sequence ATGAAAAACGTATTAGCAGCACTTTCAATTGCAGGTTTAACATTCGCTTCAGCTTCTGCATTAGCTGGTGAAGATTTCACTAAATATGATACTGACGGTAACGGCACCATCAGCATGACTGAGGCAAAAGTAAATCAGTCGCTTGCAGAGCAATTTACGCAACTAGACAGCAATGCCGACGGTGAGTTAAGCGAGTCTGAATTCGCAAATTACCAAGGCTAA
- a CDS encoding EF-hand domain-containing protein produces the protein MKNVLAALSIAGLSMVSASALAGDDFAKLDTDGNGSISVTEASVSASLSEQFADLDVNADGELSKSEYANYEG, from the coding sequence ATGAAAAACGTACTAGCAGCACTATCAATCGCAGGTTTATCAATGGTTTCAGCATCAGCACTTGCTGGTGATGACTTCGCAAAATTGGATACTGATGGCAACGGCTCAATCAGTGTAACTGAAGCGAGCGTAAGCGCGTCATTGAGTGAGCAATTCGCGGACTTAGACGTTAATGCCGACGGCGAGCTAAGCAAGTCTGAATACGCAAATTACGAAGGCTAA
- a CDS encoding PAS domain-containing hybrid sensor histidine kinase/response regulator: MNRLENELYHKVMTNRHIFNFIQESSLDGLWYWNLEQPEEEWMSPKFWTTLGYDPSTKQHCSSEWQDIINQDDLKSALDNYDKHLKDPSYPYDQIVRYRHALGHTVWIRCRGLIIRDDNGKPTRMIGAHTDVTELKLNEQKAIDALSARDNFFARMSHEIRTPLFGMLGVTESLLADTTNENIKEDLNTILNCGEQLQRILNDILTLAKIDAGKLALSIEVVSLSSVLSHLHFLFAKTAKAKNLTLSVNTKDCLNMVVDTDRVRLLQVLSNIVSNAIKYTNEGCVTISTVQSDAFCLILIQDTGVGIEDVNNVLQPFEQETKNRSHDLNSTGLGLDVVSHLCELLNLEFSIRSTVGQGTEVAVRIPARVAKPTEEIFSKERTSISNVELGRVLLVDDNAINLIVGEKMLEPCCTSLHKAKDGLEALKLIKQNSYDIILLDINMPRMDGLEVLKQLKQLSLPYRPKVFMLSADAYETTKRKCLVLGCDGFLTKPFTKEQLLLLLQR; this comes from the coding sequence ATGAATCGATTGGAAAACGAGCTTTATCATAAAGTAATGACAAACAGGCATATTTTTAATTTCATTCAAGAGTCGTCTTTGGATGGCCTCTGGTACTGGAATTTAGAGCAGCCCGAAGAGGAGTGGATGAGTCCGAAGTTCTGGACTACACTCGGCTACGACCCATCAACTAAACAACATTGTTCTTCAGAGTGGCAAGATATCATTAACCAAGATGATCTTAAGTCAGCTCTTGATAATTATGATAAGCACCTAAAAGACCCAAGTTACCCTTATGATCAAATCGTTAGATATCGCCACGCGTTAGGTCATACTGTTTGGATCCGCTGCCGTGGACTTATTATTCGTGATGATAATGGCAAACCGACAAGAATGATTGGTGCTCATACTGACGTGACAGAGTTAAAGTTAAACGAGCAAAAAGCCATTGATGCGTTATCAGCCAGAGATAACTTTTTCGCTCGAATGTCTCATGAGATTCGAACTCCTTTATTCGGAATGTTAGGTGTTACGGAGTCTCTTTTGGCGGATACGACCAATGAGAATATAAAAGAGGATTTGAATACAATATTAAATTGTGGCGAGCAGCTTCAGCGCATTCTCAATGACATATTAACATTAGCTAAAATTGATGCCGGTAAATTAGCGCTAAGTATAGAAGTTGTATCACTTTCAAGTGTACTAAGCCATCTTCATTTTCTGTTTGCCAAAACAGCGAAAGCTAAAAACCTGACTTTATCTGTGAACACTAAAGACTGCCTAAATATGGTTGTTGACACGGATAGAGTGAGATTACTTCAAGTACTAAGCAATATCGTAAGCAATGCTATCAAATATACTAATGAAGGTTGTGTAACAATATCAACAGTTCAATCTGACGCTTTTTGTTTAATCTTAATCCAAGACACCGGTGTAGGGATTGAAGACGTAAATAATGTTTTGCAGCCTTTTGAGCAAGAAACAAAAAACCGTTCTCATGATTTAAACAGCACGGGGTTAGGTCTAGATGTTGTTTCACACCTATGTGAACTCCTCAATTTAGAGTTTTCCATTAGGTCCACTGTCGGTCAGGGAACAGAGGTGGCTGTGAGAATACCGGCTCGGGTTGCAAAGCCTACAGAAGAGATTTTCTCAAAAGAGCGTACAAGCATTTCAAATGTTGAGCTTGGTCGAGTTTTGCTAGTTGATGACAATGCCATCAACTTGATTGTGGGTGAAAAGATGCTGGAGCCCTGTTGTACAAGTTTGCACAAAGCAAAAGATGGATTAGAGGCATTAAAGCTTATTAAGCAAAATTCCTATGATATTATTTTATTGGATATCAATATGCCACGAATGGATGGTTTAGAGGTACTAAAGCAGTTAAAGCAACTTAGTTTACCTTATCGACCTAAGGTTTTTATGCTCTCTGCTGATGCCTATGAGACAACGAAGCGAAAATGTCTAGTGTTAGGCTGTGATGGTTTCCTTACTAAACCATTTACTAAAGAGCAGTTATTATTACTTCTACAGCGCTAA
- a CDS encoding YebC/PmpR family DNA-binding transcriptional regulator: MGRAFEVRKNAMAKTAAAKTKVNSKYGKEIYVVAKNGGADPETNLSLRRLIDKAKKDQVPAHVIDKAIEKAAGGAGEDYTPARYEGYGPGNSMIIVDCLTDNMNRTIKDVRLPFTKTGSNLGNPGCVAHMFDHFAILGFAGDDDESVLEALMMADVDVTDVEVEDGQVSVFAPHTEYFKAKTALTEAFEGITFEVDEITWVPQTHVEIEDPEAIETFEKLINMLEDVDDVQNVYHNAIVKR, from the coding sequence ATGGGCAGAGCATTTGAAGTCCGCAAAAACGCCATGGCAAAAACGGCGGCGGCAAAAACAAAAGTAAACTCAAAATACGGAAAAGAGATTTACGTTGTTGCTAAAAATGGCGGCGCAGATCCTGAAACGAACTTGTCATTACGTCGTTTAATCGACAAGGCAAAGAAAGATCAAGTTCCTGCACACGTTATTGATAAAGCAATCGAAAAAGCGGCAGGCGGTGCGGGCGAAGATTACACTCCTGCGCGTTACGAAGGTTACGGTCCAGGTAACAGCATGATCATCGTTGACTGTTTAACAGACAACATGAATCGTACTATCAAAGATGTTCGCTTACCGTTTACCAAAACTGGTTCAAACTTAGGTAATCCTGGCTGTGTGGCACATATGTTTGACCACTTTGCGATCTTAGGATTTGCAGGTGATGACGACGAGTCAGTTTTGGAAGCGCTAATGATGGCTGATGTTGATGTTACTGACGTAGAAGTTGAAGACGGCCAAGTTTCTGTTTTCGCACCTCACACTGAGTACTTCAAGGCTAAAACTGCATTGACAGAAGCGTTTGAGGGGATCACTTTTGAGGTCGACGAGATCACTTGGGTTCCGCAAACTCACGTAGAAATCGAAGATCCAGAAGCAATTGAGACATTCGAAAAGCTAATCAACATGCTTGAAGATGTGGATGACGTACAAAACGTTTACCACAATGCGATTGTCAAAAGATAA
- a CDS encoding GGDEF domain-containing protein: protein MKEFPSDIPLLKGCTIVIIGSNHQSFHLLEAEIYQLGRVHRFTNHLWAVNFMKKHHPDVIIVRNTSCEITLYRLLQKHLCPLVTPTVLITPKVEKVKGALGWHAGLVDVVSDVVSSKILKQKVVNLLHHKLPPELIAPCSYLDDMTGAFNRAVFDKDIDRAILYHRSSNKPISVMLLNFDYFCQFNAAYGYKKGDDTIRICIQSMQMQIRRPYDALYRYDTNTFALVAPNTNKANGRVLANKLLQSLFSSQIEHKNSPEHYVTASIGGVTLDTAIAVSSADELLMSADNALLSAKIAGKNRVAWL from the coding sequence ATGAAAGAATTCCCATCAGATATACCCTTATTAAAAGGTTGCACCATTGTCATCATCGGCAGCAACCACCAATCGTTTCACTTATTGGAAGCCGAAATATATCAGCTAGGGCGAGTGCACCGTTTCACAAATCATTTGTGGGCAGTTAACTTTATGAAAAAGCACCATCCAGACGTCATTATCGTGCGTAACACATCTTGTGAAATTACATTATATCGATTATTACAAAAGCACCTCTGTCCGCTTGTTACACCAACAGTTCTTATCACTCCTAAAGTTGAAAAGGTAAAGGGGGCGCTTGGTTGGCACGCAGGATTGGTTGATGTGGTAAGTGATGTTGTATCTAGCAAAATATTAAAGCAGAAGGTTGTCAATTTATTACATCACAAGCTACCACCAGAATTGATTGCACCTTGTTCATACTTAGATGACATGACGGGGGCTTTTAATCGGGCAGTATTCGACAAAGACATTGATAGAGCCATACTTTACCATCGCAGTAGTAACAAGCCGATTAGTGTTATGCTATTAAACTTTGATTATTTTTGTCAGTTTAATGCCGCGTACGGATATAAAAAGGGAGATGATACGATACGTATCTGCATTCAGAGTATGCAAATGCAAATTAGGCGGCCTTATGACGCACTATACCGTTATGACACAAATACATTTGCACTGGTGGCACCAAACACCAACAAAGCAAATGGCCGAGTTTTGGCAAACAAACTTCTACAGTCTCTGTTTTCATCCCAAATAGAGCATAAAAATTCACCCGAACACTATGTGACGGCTAGCATTGGAGGGGTGACACTGGACACCGCAATAGCTGTATCCTCAGCTGATGAATTGCTCATGTCAGCGGACAATGCATTACTGAGTGCTAAAATCGCGGGGAAAAACAGAGTCGCATGGCTTTAG
- a CDS encoding competence protein CoiA family protein has product MLEYCLLDSGKLQHISESKLGHFAKCPFCLQLVVGKKGKIKRHHFAHIKHSCAQSNLELNSAGLAFFNDVSLPSLNDPDLKFFISCISTKKSFNIESDIRLRSAKERFHWQKGLNIAIEKGLVEIKEEPALYAKTAILLAIEGRLTLKDFFVCQEESITQKLHDIKKTSQPSWEALFRHHVYRLTTSSLYFLKLKLASGTCIYKIGITARDIETRLKEIEKELSMLRVSVQSVTVEFLLPGRGGIEQYFKHKYRAYKHPIGSLTEYFHFPSTSLVCSVLSELSRLERFGTNRRIAGTLNQRKQRKVAKRRAESKEDFLNKHKNIVEALSIGLPIRQVAREMKRSVNTVRKVKQLTDNTPH; this is encoded by the coding sequence TTGCTGGAATACTGCTTACTTGATAGTGGCAAACTGCAACACATCAGTGAAAGTAAACTTGGACACTTTGCAAAGTGTCCTTTTTGCTTGCAATTAGTGGTTGGGAAAAAAGGCAAAATAAAGAGGCACCACTTTGCTCATATCAAGCATTCCTGTGCACAATCAAACTTGGAATTAAATTCGGCCGGATTAGCCTTTTTCAACGATGTATCACTTCCTTCATTAAATGACCCGGATTTAAAGTTTTTTATATCGTGTATTAGTACAAAAAAATCATTCAATATTGAATCAGATATTAGGCTCAGGTCTGCCAAGGAACGCTTTCACTGGCAAAAAGGGCTAAACATAGCAATTGAAAAAGGACTAGTTGAGATTAAGGAGGAACCTGCTCTATACGCTAAGACGGCAATATTATTGGCAATCGAAGGCAGACTTACCCTGAAAGATTTTTTTGTTTGCCAAGAGGAATCAATTACCCAAAAATTACATGATATCAAAAAAACATCGCAACCAAGCTGGGAAGCGCTATTTCGACATCATGTGTACCGATTGACGACAAGCTCATTGTACTTTTTAAAACTAAAACTAGCCAGTGGCACATGCATCTACAAAATTGGGATTACAGCCAGAGATATAGAGACAAGACTAAAAGAGATAGAAAAAGAGCTCTCAATGCTGCGTGTATCTGTACAAAGCGTAACTGTTGAATTTCTTTTACCAGGCCGTGGTGGGATTGAACAATACTTCAAGCATAAGTATAGAGCATATAAGCATCCAATCGGCTCTTTAACCGAGTATTTTCATTTCCCGAGCACTAGCTTAGTTTGTAGCGTTTTATCAGAACTATCTCGGCTTGAAAGGTTTGGAACAAACAGACGAATTGCTGGGACTTTGAATCAACGTAAGCAAAGAAAAGTAGCTAAACGAAGGGCTGAATCCAAAGAGGACTTTTTAAATAAACATAAAAATATAGTTGAGGCTTTATCAATAGGGCTTCCAATCAGGCAAGTTGCTCGCGAGATGAAAAGATCAGTTAACACGGTTAGAAAGGTCAAACAACTTACCGATAATACTCCACATTGA
- a CDS encoding crotonobetainyl-CoA--carnitine CoA-transferase — MKLRTVCATTIGVLVSTMALAATLSFQDVDKDKDGQISQQEASVSSTLLGQFEKLDADKNGQLSASEFSNFKG, encoded by the coding sequence ATGAAACTTAGAACGGTATGTGCAACGACCATAGGTGTATTGGTGAGTACGATGGCACTGGCAGCAACCTTGTCATTTCAAGATGTAGACAAGGACAAAGACGGGCAGATCAGCCAGCAAGAAGCATCAGTATCATCAACACTACTTGGTCAGTTCGAGAAGCTAGATGCAGACAAAAATGGTCAGCTAAGCGCTTCTGAATTCTCTAACTTTAAAGGCTAG
- a CDS encoding SH3 domain-containing protein has protein sequence MENKQLDIEYQVIKEHINEFPTPITFKQGARLTVGEEYDGEEGWDNWFFCETEEQVSGWVPAQVFRLVNPKQGVALMDYTAQELSVVQGEHLLGHNQLNGWVWCSSKKSALQGWVPLRNLIQI, from the coding sequence TTGGAAAATAAGCAGTTAGATATCGAATATCAAGTAATCAAGGAACATATCAATGAGTTTCCGACCCCCATCACGTTTAAACAAGGTGCCAGATTGACCGTTGGTGAAGAGTATGATGGCGAAGAGGGGTGGGACAATTGGTTTTTCTGCGAAACTGAGGAGCAAGTGTCTGGTTGGGTACCTGCTCAAGTGTTTCGCTTAGTCAATCCCAAACAAGGTGTTGCATTAATGGACTATACTGCTCAGGAGTTATCGGTAGTTCAAGGTGAACACTTATTGGGGCATAACCAACTCAATGGTTGGGTGTGGTGCTCAAGTAAAAAGTCAGCGCTGCAAGGTTGGGTACCGCTCCGTAATCTAATACAAATCTAG
- a CDS encoding EF-hand domain-containing protein translates to MKKLATAITAATVLFAGSAMAAEFNDFDLDKDGFISKSEASLSESLASIFDKLDSDGDGKLSEKEFNQ, encoded by the coding sequence ATGAAAAAGTTAGCAACAGCAATTACAGCCGCCACAGTACTTTTTGCCGGCTCAGCAATGGCAGCAGAATTTAACGATTTTGATTTAGACAAAGATGGCTTTATCTCTAAAAGCGAAGCGTCACTGTCAGAATCTCTTGCTTCAATCTTTGATAAGCTAGACAGCGACGGAGACGGCAAACTGTCTGAGAAAGAATTTAATCAGTAA